A single Anopheles arabiensis isolate DONGOLA chromosome X, AaraD3, whole genome shotgun sequence DNA region contains:
- the LOC120906191 gene encoding fatty acid hydroxylase domain-containing protein 2-like produces MSLTVELFDLPAHQFRVLWGASGSMWQSLWDRFLDFTGDNPLALWTVGSYVYTSLVYWSIGLAYTLLDVTGRPAVLRRYKVQPGTNEPVDPARLRTVIRQVLFNQFCTGLPLLFLMYYLLPGQTRDTIRQLPTFVTVVWQLAVCILIEEVMFYYSHRLLHDGRIYRYIHKRHHEWTAPIAITAMYAHPVENVLSNLLPIAVGVWTTGCHISVAWLWFTLAISNTLHVHSGYHLPLLPSPEQHDFHHLKFNQCYGVLGVLDWLHGTSETFHRSKQAKRDYIMTSLEPVRETHPDQ; encoded by the exons ATGTCGCTCACGGTGGAGCTGTTCGATCTTCCAGCACACCAGTTCCGGGTGCTTTGGGGCGCTTCCGGCAGCATGTGGCAGTCGCTGTGGGACCGTTTCCTCGACTTCACcg GTGATAACCCGCTCGCCCTTTGGACCGTCGGGTCGTACGTGTACACCTCGCTGGTCTACTGGAGCATCGGGCTGGCCTACACGCTGCTGGACGTGACCGGGCGGCCGGCGGTCCTGCGCCGGTACAAGGTGCAGCCCGGCACGAACGAACCGGTCGACCCGGCCCGGCTGCGCACCGTCATCCGGCAGGTGCTGTTCAACCAGTTCTGCACCGGGCTGCCGCTGCTCTTCCTCATGTACTACCTGCTGCCGGGGCAGACGCGCGACACGATCCGCCAGCTGCCCACCTTCGTGACCGTCGTCTGGCAGCTCGCCGTGTGCATCCTGATCGAGGAGGTGATGTTCTACTACAGCCACCGGTTGCTGCACGACGGCCGCATCTACCGGTACATCCACAAGCGGCACCACGAGTGGACGGCCCCGATCGCGATCACCGCGATGTACGCGCACCCGGTCGAGAACGTGCTCAGCAATCTGCTGCCGATTGCGGTCGGCGTGTGGACGACCGGGTGCCACATCTCGGTCGCGTGGCTGTGGTTCACGCTCGCCATCTCGAACACGCTGCACGTGCACTCCGGCTACCATTTGCCGCTGCTGCCCAGCCCGGAGCAGCACGATTTCCATCATCTGAA ATTCAACCAATGCTACGGCGTGCTCGGTGTGCTGGACTGGCTGCACGGCACGAGCGAAACGTTTCACCGGTCGAAGCAGGCGAAGCGGGACTACATCATGACCAGCCTGGAGCCGGTACGAGAAACCCATCCCGATCAGTAG
- the LOC120906382 gene encoding integumentary mucin C.1-like has product MRTALVYYVCFGVILLARGSGSGAPPQHPDAPNVNATVAKVIGAMLADGGERDNGTVSAQQEHHADRGQRIVARKGVSNDMVVPVRSAVPEHPSTVGASGNGTAHRQANATTGTTLHESTSSSGAHGSTLPAITSANASSTAPSSATSASAVQPPPQSRPPTSANATTTQRTVAASSSSSSSTTTTTTTTTTSTTTTTTTSTTTTTTTTKPPKKPKITYSIEDEPNLLQAAKPGYGAAPYDPQVDSSGRLRVDEPLAQFSKEYLPPGGDLPNGRREYIVPIVTLIFAIPLLLGLFLLSYRRAKEFWLTRHYRRMDFLIDGMYNY; this is encoded by the coding sequence aTGCGGACGGCGCTCGTGTACTACGTGTGTTTCGGTGTGATCTTGCTGGCCCGGGGCAGTGGAAGCGGTGCGCCACCACAGCACCCCGACGCCCCGAATGTGAACGCCACCGTGGCGAAGGTGATCGGTGCGATGCTGGCGGACGGTGGTGAGCGGGACAACGGGACGGTCAGCGCCCAGCAGGAGCACCACGCCGACCGGGGCCAGCGGATAGTGGCGCGGAAGGGCGTGAGCAACGATATGGTCGTCCCGGTGAGGAGCGCCGTCCCGGAGCACCCATCAACAGTCGGTGCGTCCGGTAACGGTACGGCCCACAGACAGGCAAACGCAACGACCGGCACGACGCTGCACGAGTCCACGTCTTCCTCCGGCGCGCACGGTTCCACCCTACCTGCAATCACCAGTGCAAACGCGTCCTCAACCGCACCGAGCTCAGCAACGTCGGCGTCAGCGGTACAGCCGCCACCACAATCAAGGCCGCCCACCAGTGCCAACGCAACAACGACCCAGCGAACGGTCGcggctagcagcagcagtagcagcagcacaaccaccaccaccaccaccaccaccacatcaACCACAACGACTACAACGACAAgtaccaccacgaccaccaccaccaccaaacctcCAAAGAAGCCAAAGATCACCTACTCGATCGAGGACGAGCCGAACCTGCTGCAGGCGGCGAAACCGGGGTACGGGGCGGCACCGTACGATCCGCAGGTGGACAGCAGCGGCCGGCTGCGCGTCGACGAACCGCTCGCCCAGTTCTCCAAGGAGTATCTGCCGCCGGGCGGCGACCTGCCGAACGGCCGCCGGGAGTACATCGTCCCGATCGTGACGCTCATCTTCGCCATCCCGCTGCTGCTCGGCCTGTTTCTGCTGTCGTACCGGCGGGCGAAGGAGTTCTGGCTGACGCGCCACTACCGGCGAATGGACTTCCTGATCGACGGCATGTACAACTACTGA
- the LOC120905528 gene encoding phosphoglycolate phosphatase 2, with product MAKSPGSRHILQLSQEQARHFIDSFDTVLLDCDGVLWTVFDAIPGADKALQLLQTHGKRVKFITNNSVRPFASYRQQLLALGLDVQESDIVHPARSIVQYLRARQFEGLIYCLGTEQFKGSLREAGYQLIDGPHQPLPESFREIIATVHDDAPVRAVIVDVDFNANYPKLMRAEMYLRRRADCLLIAGASDKTIHVRDGCEIIGPGWFVEMLERAVGRRAVLLGKPGYQLRAGVVQEYGLECPGRTLLVGDMLAQDMRFGALCGFQKLLVLSGGTTQEQMEQAANSLDEPDYHADSVADLVRLFERIDD from the exons ATGGCCAAGTCACCGGGCAGCAGGCACATCTTGCAGCTCTCCCAGGAGCAGGCTCGCCACTTTATCGACTCGTTCGACACTGTTCTGCTCGATTGCGATG GTGTCCTCTGGACCGTGTTCGACGCCATCCCGGGCGCTGACAAAGCCCTGCAGCTGCTTCAGACGCACGGCAAGCGCGTCAAGTTCATCACTAACAACAGTGTGCGGCCGTTCGCGAGCTAccggcagcagctgctcgCACTGGGCCTGGACGTGCAGGAGTCGGACATCGTACATCCGGCCCGCTCCATCGTCCAGTATCTCCGGGCGCGCCAGTTCGAAGGTTTGATCTACTGTCTCGGCACGGAACAGTTCAAGGGCAGCTTGCGGGAGGCCGGCTACCAGCTAATCGACGGTCCGCACCAACCGTTGCCCGAGTCCTTCCGGGAGATCATTGCGACCGTGCACGACGATGCACCCGTGCGAGCCGTCATCGTCGACGTTGACTTTAACGCCAACTATCCGAAGCTGATGCGGGCGGAGATGTATCTGCGGCGCCGTGCCGACTGTTTGCTTATAGCCGGTGCGTCCGACAAGACGATCCACGTGCGGGACGGCTGCGAGATCATTGGGCCGGGCTGGTTCGTGGAGATGCTGGAGCGGGCGGTCGGTAGGCGGGCGGTACTGCTCGGCAAGCCCGGCTACCAGCTGCGGGCCGGTGTGGTGCAGGAGTACGGGCTGGAGTGTCCGGGCCGTACGCTGCTCGTGGGCGATATGCTCGCGCAGGACATGCGGTTCGGGGCGCTGTGCGGTTTCCAgaagctgctggtgctgtcgGGCGGTACCACGCAGGAGCAGATGGAGCAGGCTGCCAACTCGCTCGACGAGCCGGACTACCATGCGGACAGTGTGGCGGATTTGGTTCGACTGTTTGAACGAATCGACGACTAA